Proteins encoded together in one Mugil cephalus isolate CIBA_MC_2020 chromosome 16, CIBA_Mcephalus_1.1, whole genome shotgun sequence window:
- the rbp3 gene encoding retinol-binding protein 3, which produces MPRHAAPPLLLTLLLCTLPVNSSFQPALVLEMAKILLENYCFPENLVGMQEAIQQAINSGEILKISDRKTLAAVLTVGVQGALNDPRLAVSYEPNFVPVMTPKLPSLPKEQLIRLVRNSAKVDILENNVGYLRLDRVIGEETAAKLGSLLRDIIWDKVVHTSSLIFDLRYSTAGELSGIPFIVSYFSDPDPAIHIETVYDRPSNSTSELWTMPSIMGERYGKKKDVIILTSKRTKGAAEAVAYTLKNLKRAITVGERSAGGSVKVQKIRIPQSDFYLTVPVARSVSPVTGQSWEVTGVSPTVNVIAKEAVSKAKLLLVTRNTIPKAVQSTSDIITRFYAFTDRVPALLQHLQSIDLFSVVSEEDLAVKLNQDLQTVSEDPRLIIRYMEDTAATEEEDTELYKVPDDPGLLRAYIDTVFKVKILPGNTGYLRFDNFVETAALSKLEELVAKYVWEPLKDTDNLIIDLRYNTGGSSTSLALILSYLQDSSLEHHFFTIYDRMQNITTEYDSLPVITGPIYSSKRGVYVLTSYYTASVGEEFAYLVQSLHCGTVVGEITSGMLMHSKTFQIEGTNIAITVPFINFIDNNGECWLGGGVVPDAIVLAEEAVDHVHEIAHFHGGLQSLIKETGELLEKHYAIHDVALQVGEALLTKWSDGLYRSVVDFESLASQLTADLQETSSDDRLHVFHCDVEPESLHEVPKIPTAEEVGYIIDTLFKIELLPGNIGYLRFDMMADIEVVKAIGPQLIQLVWRKIVNTDALIIDMRYNTGGYSTAVPLLCTYFFDAEPLRHLYSVFDRTTTTMTEVMTLPHVRGQRYGSSKDIFILTSHMTGSAAEVFARTMKDLNRATIIGEPTIGGSLSSGAYQIGDSILYASIPNQVVLSAVTGKPWSFSGVEPHVIAQANDALAVAQRIITSRLPKRVKGTQDNTIKGLLWRKSSYVCTNRNLAAKTVPFDKEPVWRRRFCSTASSSHLFWFRLTKSAKMAKSLFLVASLLVLGNVFFIQASFPPTLIVDLAKIVMNNYCSPEKLVGMKEAIEAAGSNTEVLNIPDEESLANVLTSGVQTTVSDPRLAVSYEPNYVPVVPPKMPPLPPEQLIAVLQTSIKLDILEGNIGYLRIDHILGEEVAEKLGPMLIDLVWNKILPTSALIFDLRYTSSGDISGISYIVSYFTEAEPPIHIDSIYDRPSNTTTELISMSTLLGQRYGTVKPLIILTSKNTNGIAEDVAYCLQNLKRATVVGEKTAGGSVKVDKLKVGDTDFYVTVPTAKSINPITGSTWEVTGVTPDVEVNAEDALATAIKIVNLRVQVPTIIDGAATLIAENYAFENIGADVATKLKELVENGEYSMVVSKDSLETKLSADLKTLSGDKSLKTTSNAPALPAIEYTPEMYIALIQVSFHTDVFENNIGYLRFDMFGDFEEVKPIAQIIVEHVWNKVVNTDAMIMDLRNNLGGPTTAIAGFCSYFFDDDKQIVLDKLYDRPSGTTTELRTLTELTGKRYGSKKSLIILTSGSTSGAAEEFVYIMKKLGRAMIVGETTAGGSHPPKTFQVAETDVFLSIPTVHSDTTAGPAWEGAGIAPHIPVPADAALEAAKGIFNKHIAGQK; this is translated from the exons ATGCCGCGACACGCAGCTCCACCGCTGCTACTGACGCTTCTCCTGTGTACTCTGCCCGTCAACTCTTCATTCCAGCCAGCTCTTGTATTAGAAATGGCCAAGATTCTCCTGGAGAACTACTGCTTCCCAGAGAACCTGGTTGGGATGCAGGAGGCCATCCAACAAGCCATTAACAGCGGAGAAATCCTGAAAATTTCCGATAGGAAGACCCTGGCAGCTGTACTCACAGTCGGAGTACAAGGAGCGCTTAATGACCCGCGGTTGGCTGTGTCATACGAGCCCAATTTTGTCCCTGTGATGACACCAAAGCTGCCATCTCTTCCGAAAGAACAGCTGATCCGGCTGGTCAGAAACTCTGCTAAGGTGGATATCCTGGAAAACAATGTTGGATACTTGCGGCTTGATCGGGTCATTGGGGAAGAGACAGCAGCGAAGCTTGGATCTCTGCTGCGGGACATCATCTGGGACAAGGTTGTTCACACATCCTCACTAATTTTTGACCTGAGGTACAGCACAGCTGGAGAGCTGTCAGGAATTCCTTTCATAGTGTCTTATTTCTCCGACCCCGACCCCGCCATTCATATTGAAACTGTGTATGACAGGCCCTCAAATTCAACCAGCGAGCTGTGGACCATGCCATCAATAATGGGGGAAAGGTATGGCAAGAAGAAAGATGTGATTATTTTGACGAGTAAACGCACTAAGGGGGCTGCTGAGGCAGTGGCATACACACTGAAAAACCTCAAGAGGGCCATCACCGTTGGGGAAAGGTCCGCTGGTGGCTCAGTAAAAGTCCAAAAGATCAGGATCCCTCAGTCAGACTTTTATTTGACCGTCCCTGTGGCAAGATCCGTCAGTCCAGTCACAGGACAGAGCTGGGAAGTGACTGGCGTTTCCCCAACAGTCAACGTCATTGCCAAGGAAGCGGTTTCAAAGGCTAAGTTGCTTCTGGTCACAAGGAACACCATTCCAAAAGCTGTGCAAAGCACCTCCGACATAATCACAAGGTTTTATGCGTTCACTGATAGAGTTCCAGCCCTTCTTCAACATTTGCAGTCTATAGATTTATTCTCTGTTGTATCTGAAGAAGACCTAGCAGTCAAACTCAACCAGGATCTACAGACTGTGTCCGAAGACCCACGACTGATCATTAGATACATGGAAGACACTGCTGCAACCGAAGAGGAGGACACTGAGCTTTATAAAGTCCCAGATGATCCTGGATTATTAAGAGCATACATCGATACAGTGTTCAAAGTAAAAATCCTGCCTGGCAATACTGGTTATCTGCGTTTTGACAACTTTGTAGAGACAGCTGCATTGTCTAAACTAGAAGAACTCGTGGCTAAATATGTATGGGAACCCCTCAAAGACACTGATAACCTGATTATTGATCTACGCTACAACACCGGTGGATCTTCTACCTCTCTAGCCCTTATACTGTCTTACCTCCAGGACTCCTCGCTGGAGCATCACTTTTTCACAATATATGACCGAATGCAGAACATAACAACAGAATATGACTCTCTGCCCGTAATTACAGGTCCAATATACAGCTCTAAGCGTGGGGTTTATGTGTTAACCAGCTACTACACAGCAAGCGTCGGTGAAGAGTTTGCCTACCTGGTACAGTCCTTACACTGTGGCACAGTTGTTGGGGAAATAACATCTGGTATGCTGATGCATTCAAAGACCTTTCAGATTGAAGGAACCAATATTGCCATCACTGTCCCTTTCATAAACTTTATAGATAACAATGGGGAGTGCTggctgggaggtggagtggtCCCTGATGCCATTGTGCTAGCTGAGGAAGCTGTGGACCATGTTCATGAGATTGCACATTTTCACGGAGGACTGCAGTCACTCATAAAAGAGACTGGAGAACTGTTAGAAAAACACTACGCAATTCATGACGTGGCATTACAGGTTGGCGAGGCGTTATTAACTAAATGGTCTGATGGACTGTACCGTTCAGTGGTCGACTTTGAATCGCTGGCATCCCAGTTGACAGCAGATCTTCAAGAGACCTCAAGTGATGACCGCCTCCATGTCTTCCACTGCGACGTTGAGCCTGAATCGCTTCATGAAGTTCCAAAGATACCTACAGCAGAAGAAGTGGGATATATAATTGATACTCTGTTTAAAATTGAGCTTTTGCCAGGTAACATTGGCTACCTAAGGTTTGACATGATGGCAGACATAGAAGTGGTAAAAGCGATTGGGCCCCAGCTCATACAGTTAGTGTGGAGAAAAATTGTAAACACTGATGCCCTTATAATTGATATGAGGTACAACACCGGTGGTTATTCAACAGCTGTCCCCCTCTTGTGTACCTATTTCTTTGACGCTGAACCTTTGCGGCACCTTTACTCTGTTTTCGACCGCACAACAACCACGATGACCGAAGTCATGACGTTGCCTCATGTCAGGGGCCAAAGGTATGGATCCTCCAAGGACATCTTCATCCTCACGAGTCATATGACCGGGTCAGCAGCCGAAGTGTTCGCTCGCACCATGAAGGACCTTAATCGGGCCACAATTATTGGGGAGCCAACAATCGGGGGGTCTTTATCAAGTGGAGCCTACCAGATTGGGGACAGCATCCTGTACGCTTCCATCCCTAACCAGGTTGTTTTGAGTGCCGTCACTGGCAAACCATGGAGCTTCTCAGGGGTCGAGCCTCATGTCATTGCTCAGGCAAATGATGCACTTGCTGTTGCGCAGAGAATCATAACATCAAGGTTGCCGAAGAGGGTCAA AGGTACTCAGGATAATACGATTAAAGGTTTATTGTGGAGAAAATCCTCTTATGTGTGCACTAACAGAAACCTTGCAGCCAAAACAGTGCCATTTGACAAGGAGCCTGTTTGGAGAAGGAGGTTCTGCTCAACAGCCTCCTCTTCTCATTTATTCTGGTTTCGTCTGACTAAATCAGCAAAAATGGCAAAGTCTCTCTTTCTGGTGGCTTCTCTGCTAGTTTtaggaaatgttttctttatccAGGCCTCGTTTCCCCCGACTCTTATTGTAGATTTGGCAAAAATTGTCATGAACAATTACTGCTCACCTGAGAAGCTGGTGGGGATGAAGGAGGCCATTGAAGCAGCCGGCAGCAACACAGAGGTCCTCAACATCCCAGATGAGGAATCCTTGGCTAATGTCCTCACCTCTGGAGTCCAGACTACAGTCAGTGACCCGCGCCTGGCGGTCTCCTATGAGCCGAACTATGTACCTGTGGTTCCCCCAAAGATGCCTCCCCTGCCCCCAGAGCAGCTCATTGCCGTCCTACAGACTTCCATCAAGCTGGACATCCTGGAGGGCAACATCGGCTACCTGAGGATTGACCACATTCTTGGGGAGGAGGTTGCTGAAAAGCTTGGGCCTATGCTCATAGACCTTGTCTGGAATAAAATCCTCCCCACTTCAGCTCTGATTTTTGACTTGCGCTACACTAGCAGTGGAGACATCTCAGGAATCTCCTACATTGTGTCTTATTTCACTGAAGCCGAGCCTCCAATTCACATCGACAGCATTTATGACCGCCCCTCAAACACCACCACCGAGCTGATTTCTATGTCAACACTGCTGGGTCAGAGGTACGGCACAGTCAAACCACTTATCATCCTCACCAGCAAAAACACCAATGGCATTGCCGAAGACGTTGCATACTGTCTTCAGAACCTGAAGAGGGCCACCGTTGTGGGTGAGAAGACAGCCGGGGGTTCAGTCAAAGTTGACAAACTCAAAGTGGGTGACACTGACTTCTACGTTACCGTGCCAACTGCAAAGTCGATCAACCCCATCACCGGCTCCACCTGGGAAGTCACGGGTGTGACGCCGGATGTGGAGGTCAATGCAGAGGACGCCCTCGCTACTGCCATCAAAATCGTCAACCTCCGTGTTCAAGTTCCCACCATAATTGATGGAGCAGCAACCCTGATTGCCGAGAACTATGCCTTTGAAAACATTGGTGCAGATGTGGCAACAAAGCTGAAAGAACTCGTGGAAAATGGCGAGTACAGCATGGTTGTGTCCAAGGACAGTTTGGAGACAAAGCTGTCGGCCGACTTGAAGACCCTGTCTGGGGACAAGAGCCTGAAGACAACCAGCAACGCTCCAGCCCTACCAGCAATC GAATATACCCCAGAGATGTACATTGCACTGATCCAAGTCTCCTTCCACACGGACGTGTTTGAGAACAACATTGGCTACCTGCGTTTTGACATGTTTGGAGACTTTGAGGAGGTGAAACCCATCGCCCAGATTATTGTCGAGCACGTCTGGAACAAAGTTGTCAACACTGACGCTATGATTATGGACCTCAG GAACAACCTTGGAGGCCCAACCACAGCCATCGCAGGCTTCTGCTCTTACTTCTTCGATGACGACAAGCAGATTGTGCTGGACAAGCTGTACGACAGACCATCTGGAACCACCACAGAGCTCCGAACACTGACTGAGCTCACTG GCAAAAGGTACGGCTCCAAGAAAAGCCTCATCATCCTGACCAGCGGATCCACTTCTGGTGCTGCAGAGGAGTTTGTTTATATCATGAAGAAGCTTGGCCGTGCCATGATTGTTGGAGAGACCACCGCCGGTGGTTCCCACCCACCCAAGACCTTCCAGGTTGCTGAGACCGACGTCTTCCTCAGCATCCCCACCGTCCACTCCGACACGACTGCTGGGCCCGCCTGGGAGGGAGCTGGCATCGCACCACACATTCCAGTCCCAGCTGACGCTGCCCTGGAGGCCGCCAAGGGCATCTTCAACAAGCACATTGCAGGACAAAAGTAA